From Capricornis sumatraensis isolate serow.1 chromosome 19, serow.2, whole genome shotgun sequence:
GAGAGCAGTATGGCTGCCTGCCTGGTGGAGTTCATCCCTCCCCTGCCCGAGGACTAGATCCTCATCTTTCCAGAGCAAATATCCCCTTGCTTTTGGAAAATGCTTTTTTAGTAGTAAAATGGTTCCATATTCTCTCTACTCCCTCGgatcctcctctttttctttcttctctctgagcCTAGCGTCGGTGGACACCACCCAGCACTGAGAGGGCGATGAACACTTGAGCCAGGACAGGAATACCCTGAATCCTGTGGGCCCAGGGAGCAGATGATGTGACGAATCAATacccctccctctgtctccctGTTCCAGTTCCATTTGCTCTTGGGACGGGGGCATTATATCCTGGGGGTGGCACCTGGCTCAGAGGTCCACTCATCCCATTTTGAAATTGGCACCCCAGCACTGGGGAGCTTCCAGACAAAGGTACAAGAGGCGTGATGGGTGCCCCCTGCTGACCTTCAGCACCTCATTCCTCTGTTCCTACAAGTTCTTGGGCCCCGTGCACAGTGAAGGCCAAACAAACTGGAATGTTGAAGTTTGGACCAGAAAAAGGTTTATTGTAGGGCCATGCAAGAAGACAGGTGGCTTGTGCCTTAAAAAACTCCCTGAAGAGTTTCAGCAAAGCTCTTTTGAAAGCCACGTTGGGGGCAGGGAGTGTCACAGGGTCTGTGATTAGCTCCTGCACCTTTCTTTGATTGGCTGATGGTGGGATAGCAGGGTGGTGTCACAGAGCTGAACTCTATCGGCCCTTAGGCTCCAGGAGACCTGGGGCTATGTGTTTCTGGTCATCAGGCAGTTAACCTCTTCCGTTTGTTGGAGAGGGGGTTGGTTTTCACATCTGCAGAACatctcaggaaatgtgcatcaccTACTATTTATTATCTAGAAACTTCAGAGAgaagctaaagcagaggatattgGGGAGGGGCTTGTCCTGGGAAGATCTCATGGGTTCCTGCTCAGTTATACTTCCTCTCATTTATAAAAAGAGGGAGCAAGTTAGTGGACTCTGGAGTCTGGAGGAACTAGGATGGAATCCTGGttctgctagctgtgtgacctagggTGAGtgactcaacctctctgtgcctcaggttcACCCTCTGTAAAGTAGGGGAATGTAACCATTCATAGGGTTCTCATGAGATGTTGATACAAACCCCCAAGCACCAGGCCTGTCATAGATCAAGCAGCCACCAAGCGTCTGTAACTGTGATTATTCTCTGCAACACAGGCCCACCTAGGAGAACAGTAATCCTCTGCTCCAGGGCCCAGCCTGTGAAGAAAGGTTGTGCATAGTGTGGGGAGAAGGGTCCAAACCAGAGTAGTGACTGTGAATTGGAAACAGTTTCTGAGTTGTTTTTTAATCCCTGCCTGGGTCCCATTTCAGGTTCACTGAACCAGAATCGCTGGGGTTGGGCAATGGGGTTGGGGCAGAAACCTGTTAGTATTTTGACTTCTagagttattattttcttttatttatttagctgcattgGATTTTTTTAtcttgtgggatctttcattgcagtacataggctctctagttgcagtggacCCAGTTTCTCCATGGCGTGTGatatctgagttccctgaccagggactgaacccatgtcccctgcactgcaaggcagattcttaaccactactaCCATGGAAGTCCCATTCTAGAGGTGATTCTGAATGTTAAGACATTGGAATCACCCGAGGAGTTTTTCAGCACCCCAGGACCTGAGCACCATGTTCTCACAGTTCACCAGgagcagcatcacctgggggctcctgggccccaccccagaatttctgattcagcaggtctcaGGCAGAACCAAGGAATCTGCATTCCCAACAAGTTCCCCGCCTATCAGCTACAAactgacacttgccatctacctctacaaggattaaatcatgtgctactgcagctgctgaccttcaacaccccctaaAAGGAGTTCAggctggagagcagaaatgaggcactctgtgcttggGGTACTGGCAGGGCAGGTCTTCagacagatattttcaggagccgattttatgagcccagttcttgTACCTCCTCATATCTACAAAAGCActaaatccttcatggtgaccaCTGTTCCGCGTGACTAGCAAAAGCTTCATGAGACTAGCTGGAACCTTCTGGAAAAACATGTGCTTGACTGCACATATTCCCCCTTCATGAAAATCATAGATAaattgcctctttggagcagtttctcagagctacctgagatctgtctcctgggctgcagtcattttgccccaaataaaacaacGCGCAACTgccatgtccttttttttttttaatttgacaccCTCTACCCCGTGTTGATACTCTGTTGCTGGCCTGGGAACCgcgtttgagaagcactgctggaGCATCAGGTGATTATGCTGTGTCATCATGGATAAACCACTGGCCTAGGAGATGAGCACCACTGGGGGGACTCCTATCACCATCAGCCTCACCCCCATCCCTCCCTTGGCTGCTGTTCATGCAGAGAGGGCACAACCCTGCAGGGCGTGTCCTAAACAGCCCACTACATGGATGAGTGTCTCCAGATGAGATTAAGAACCTAAGGGATTCATTCCAGGCCCATCTGACTCTAAACAGActtctgtttccttccttcctttcgcTCTTTCTTCCTGTTTGATTTGCCCACATCCTATTTTGCCTGTTGCAAGTAAGATGTTGGCCTCTCCCACCACTTTCTTTAACTAAAGCAGTCTGGCATTAACCTCGGAGAGACAGCTGTGAATGGTCCTGACGAGAGATCTtagcttcctgcccaggaattgaacctgggtagccTGGATGAAAACTAAGACTCCTCGCCACCAGGGGCTGGAGGCTAGAATAAAAGTGGCCCTGCTCTTTCCCTCATTTGAAAGCAAGAACGTTTCGAGAAGGCAAAAACCGTAAATACAGGTACacagtttattattagagacacagcaTAACGTGTGGgaaaacacacagagaaacaatttttttatttaagtcaGAAGGAGGCCAGAAATAGACACTTGGAGAGGAGTGCAATAGGAGGTGACTTATGTTGCTTATATAGGATAATCCTTCAAGGTCTTTGTTTACGTTTGACCAAGATGTGTATGCAACTTTTTGCTAAGATGAATCCCAATGCAGAAGCCTGTGGGTGCATGTCCACACTTATTACGGGGTGCTGCCCTTTTCCTTTTTGAACTACAAGGAGCCTTCCACATATGTGCAGATGGGGAAGTCTTCCTTGACCTCAGGAGTGGGAACTTTTTCTCTGCTTTAACAAAGCTCAGCTtttgccactagctttgtccttggagtgtctgggtgagaacagagtttcagttttagcccATCTGACAAACACCAGCTGTCTATTCCAGGGGCCCATCTATCCCCTACCTCAGTAATAATTTATGTCCTGTCCTTGGGctatatcattcttttaaatgttgtgCTCTGCccgcctccctccttccccatccacCCACCCCACACTCCCAAGAAAAATTTGAGAAGAAACTTTCCCTTTAAGAATAGGGTCACCCAGTAATTTTTGCCACCCAgactagaaaaacaaaacaggaaatacCCATCCTATCATCACCTTTAAGGCTGGCAGTGGCCATTACTTCTTCCTGCAGAGGCCTGGGGACACTAAGGCAGGAGGGCACAGGGATGCCCTTCACAAACATGCAGGCAGGTGTCTCCAAGACCATGAGATTTTTTTGATCGTTTCTTTTGTAaccgagcaggaccctatgggggcttcttggaccagaaagaaagtgttagtcgctcagttatgtccaactcttgcaactccatggattgtagcccacaggctcctctgggattctctaagcaagaatactggagatccCTCCCTCaaatcctctgctttagctcctttTGAAGTACCTAGAAAACActatctgatgcacatttccagagttgttttacagatgtgaaaaaccCTGAGTGAATGTGAGACCTTAACCACTtcaagagctggactataaagaaagctgagcactgaagaactgatgcttttgaactggggtgttggagaagactcttgagagtcccttggactgcaaggagatctaaccagtacatcctaaaggaaatcagttctgaatattcattgaaaggactgatgctgaagctgaaatgccaatactttggcacctgatgtgaagaactgactcatttgaaaagactctgatgctgggaaagattgaaggcaggagaaggggacaacagagaataagatggttggatgacatcaccgactcaatggacatgagtttgagtaaactctaggagttggtgatggacagggaagcctggcgtgctacagtccatggggttgcagagtcagacatgactgagccattaAACTGAACTAAACAGAACCACTTCAAGACCTTGAGCACATAGCCCCCAGGCCTCCTAGAGGTAAGGACTGATAATCagagtattgcataggaactccTCACTATCCTGAGACCCTCCTCCCTTACCTGGCCTTTAAATATGCTGATACTCTTAGGGGAGTTTAGGGCTTTAGGGCATGAGCCACCTTTTTCCTCCCATGACCCTgcagttttttctactccaaacTCAGACATTCCGCTATTGCTTGGCTTTACAGTGCATAAGGCACAAGAGCTTGCTTTCTATTACACTTGTCTGATACCCAGAGAGCAGTTGGGATAGAAGGCATCCACCCCTGGCTTCCTCTAAGACACCCTCCAGGCAGCAGGTATTTAGTGAGCTTGCAAAAGTTCTGGAGCCAGTCTCAGGTGGGGCGGAGCAATCCAGGTGGGGTCTCAGAATCCAGTGTCCCTGCTCTAAGCATCCTGCCCACTGGAAATTACTAACCCTGtgagttttattttgcttttttcagttaGAAGGGAAGAACACTGTACACCGCCCACCACTGAGAAAAAGGGGACACAATCACTAGCtacccaccaccaccccaaaccaccctccacacacacaccaactaAGGCACCACCAAGGGGACAGACACACTTTGGCAATGAGGCCCCTCTGGAGGCTCAGGGTGTGAACAGCTGCACAGAGGGCTGTGTGCTGTGGAGTCAGCACCttaggaagtgggagggggtggtggacagggaaggaaggagtCTTAGGTCCTGATGGATCAGAAGAAGGAGAATGGGGAGAGATGGTCAGGACACAGGAGATGGGAAAGCCAAGGAAGAACATAAAAGGGCCAAAAAGcagaaaatgtaggaaaaatgagaaagaggcaAAATAGATTGTGGGCAACCACAAAGAACAGGAAGGACACAgagcagaaggagggaaggaaacaggagagtgaaatgaGTGGAGAAGGATGTGAGGACGGAGAGAGGGAGCCAGGGAGACAACATCAGACAACATAATATCTCCATAAGTAGAGGGAATCTGGAGTCCGTGGGTGGAGACTTTCACTGACCAGGCAGCTCGCGATCACCAGGTCGGCCACATAAAGCAGCAAGTTGATGGCTGTCAGAACAGCCACAGCCAGTCGCTGGTCCCAGTTGCACACGTAAGTAGTAAACTCATCTCTGCAGGTCATATCACTGGATCGCTGGGACTGGCCGCCCAGCTCCTCATTGAACTGATAGAGCGGCCAGAGGGCCAGAGCGCTGATGTAGAGGAGGATGGAAAACAGGGTCAGCCCAAGCTGGGAAACTGGGAAGCGGATGGGCAGCCAGTTGTCACAGTAGACCAAGCCCAGCAGGATGGCAAGGGTCCCCAGGATGAAACAGGTGGAGTACACAGCCACGCACCACACCAGGGCCGGCTGGTGCTGGTACAGGGAGGTGTTGCTGATGAAGGCGAAGATGATGCAAGCCACGAAGTTCTCCAGCAGCTTGAGCAGGCCATGCACCGTATGCACATAAGTGATGATCCTTCTGGGCCGGTGACCCACCCAGGTACAGAAAAATTCGGTCCCGTAAGCCACAGCAGCAATGCAAGAGAATGCTGTGGCAGTGATGGCGTGGTTCCGGGTGGGGCCCTGAGGCAAGAACGGCACGTAAGTAGTGGCAGAGATGATGGAGGTTGAGAAGCAGAAGAGGGCGGCATAGCAGGCGTAGTTGATGGGGAAGTTGTACCAGTGGAAGGAAAAGTGGGACCGGAGGTTACTACAGTATTCCACAATGATGATGAGGAGGGTCACAGTGTAGCAGAAGCACCAGAAGAACATGAACCAGTTATCTACGCCCACCCGCTGAGTGCCCACGCTGGCCACCAGGGAGGAGGCCACGCCGGTGGAGAGCAGCTGCAGCAGGCGGACGGAGCAGCCCATGACAGTCCAGGAGCAAAGGCCTGGGGGTGATGACGTGGCCGgcatggtggttcagatggtcaaATTGGTCACTGTCCCGGGTAAGCCCTGGCCTTCGCTGAGGACCCACGAGAGAAAGATCCAGCTCTGGAGGTGGATTAAGTCAGATACCAGGGAAAGGCTTAGGGTCCTATGATGGATGAGGCTCAGGATCCGTGGAGTTAGAACCAGTGGCCCAGACACCTGCATAACAGCGCAGCCGCTCCAGAATGATTCTCCCCACCCATCACCCTTGGCCTTGTCAGGACACTTTTCTTATCCCAAACCTCACAGCTGGGTTGGGTCTGGCACCAAACCATGAACGTTTTTCACCTCTTTGTGCTGTGTGCCATTATCTACGGAGACACATGGTCCTTATCTGCAAGCCCAACACTTCAAGGCTCTGAAAAATGTAGAAACTTGTAAAAAGTCATTTGAAACAAATTTGATCTGAACAGACGTAAGTCAATCTATGACctatatttatttcacttagtgtgaatGTTCAAAAGTTTGGTTGAAGAAACACTACTGCATTTGATTGCAAGGTGCTTTCAGACCCCATTGTGGTGTGAGGTCATACAGAGTAGATGCAACATGCCACCTGCCTAAAggtgaaaaattctgaattttggAGTATATCTGACCCCAACAATTTTGTAAAAGGCAATATGGATTGTACTgctaactccattttacagataagaaagctaatgcttgagggaaaaaaatctctacCCTAAGGTCCTATGCCTAGGAAGTGGGAACTTCAGATGAAAATGCCAAAGCTGTGAGTTTGAACCTTTTGTTCCACTGCGCACATGTCCTCAGGGCCCGTGGGTGGGAGCCCAGGACAAAAGCTCGGGACTCTGTGACCCAGGACCCACCTTCAGGgccacagcctccttccacagcccctgaAGACACACGTGTCCCAGCCTGTCCTCCCTGCAGCATCACTAGAAGGAGCTACCATCTGAGGGAAACAGccccacctggaggagggcagctcCAGTGGTGAACAGGGAAGAGCCATGGAGTGAGGGCAAGGCCATGGGGACAAGATGACATGGGAAATAGGAACTGTTGTGAATCCTCCCCACCCTGGGGAATTTTGCCTTCACATGTGACTCTTCCCCACATGGAAAGGGAGACCCCAACCCAGCATGACACCAAGGTTAGTGTCCTGGAGGAACcaagaaacaaatattaaaatgccAGCTTTTTAAGCTCCAAAGCTGCCATCCAAGAGAATCTAACCCCTTTTAAGAGCAGGGGCTGAAAGAGGAGCTACTGCTAGACCCCTGGGAGGAGACAGTCCTGAGAATGCTCCTGGGACCAGGTCGGAGCAGCAGAGTGGAGATGTTGGGGGCagctggggttgggggcagggattGCAGGGTCCCAGTGGCCCTGAGGCAGCCCAGTAGGGGTCTTCTAACCCAGAAGGGATGCAGGCATGGAGCCAACCTTCCCACGGAGGAGGGGCCTGGACTGGAACTGAGTCAGGAGAACAGGGGCCTGAAGGGGCTTCAGGGCTGTGACAGGGACACGTGGCCAGAGTGGCAGGGACCCTGGAGACCATGGAATTGCCCAGGTCACCTGCCCAAGACAGTCCCACCAGCCAGGGCTGCAGTCCTGCTCACACAGGGGCTCCTCCAGGGTCCAGTGTTGGGGCAGTGAGGCCCCTCCCAGCCCGTCCCCTCCTCAGGGACAGCTGCCCTGCTTCCAAGGGACTATTTGCtgagaggcccccagggcggaAGGGCCAGCACCCTGAGCCCCAGCCAGCTTCCTGCCATCAGGGGCCTTGTTGCCTTTGCTGATAATAAACCCTGGGACAAGCTGAGGctggaaagagaaacacagagcaaACCTGAGAAcctccatggactcacaaagctCCTTGAGCCCCAGTTGCCAGTGGAGCCCTGGGGCCTGCGGGCCTCCCAGTGGGCActgacagggtggggaggggcactgGGGTGAGGGAGTCTGGAGGTGTTGTGCTGTCTGTTCCCCAACTGCCCCCCCACCAACCTCTCCAAAGTCACCCTTGATTCCACCTAAGGTTAAATGACAGCTTTGGATCCATTTGATGGCGCAGAGGGAGGGCTTGGGGAAGGAGAGGCATGGGGGttcctgctgtgtggccctgggtAAGACCTGtgctctctctgggcctcagttcccccacctggaAATCAGCAGGTTTGCCTGAGTCTCCCAGCAGCCCCTCCTCCACTCTAATCCATGAGCCTGTTCATGGTGCCCCCGTCAGAGCACAGCCTGGATGTGGCTGAGCCTGCCTGCCCAGCAGCCTGGCATGTGGACTGGAAGATGGTGAGCCAGGAAGGTCAAGgccagaaaaggaaggaaggaggaggtgcCAGAAAGGCAGagtaggaagaaggaaaatggatACTCAGAGTTACAAAGAGGCTCTGGAGCTTTGGCAGACACTTCATAGCTAAATGATCCTGAAGTTTCCCCACCTGTGCAATGGGCTTAATACCTACTTTCtgttaaataatgaataaaaacatGTGAAGGGCTCATCGGAGGGCCTGACACATGGCACACTCAATCCAAGACAGTTCCCCCCTTCAGCTTGTGGCCACTTAACTCCATCTGCGCCTCCACCTTCACACGCTCATCCTTTCTCAACTCTGTGTGTACAAACCTCTCTGTCCTTCCTCTTATGAAGACACCAGTCACTGGATTTTGGTTTCACACTCCATCCAGGATGTTTTCCATCCCAGAGGCCTTAACTAAATATGTCTCcaaagaccctatttctaaaTGAATGTGTTTTCTGAGTAGAAATGACATTTTCGGAGGACAATCTTCAATCCATTATGGTCCTCACTGTGTCTTTTCCTGCTGTgtctatcatactaagtgaatttgttttctttttcagattgttctGTGTTCACTGGAGTTCTTGGGACTCCCAGTGGGTTGATCCCTTGTGTACTTTGTCATTACACTGTGAGACCCCTTCTACAGGATCCCTTTTCCTGGCAGGATCCTGACATCTGTGTTGGGAGTTTCACTAAAGTTTCACCAAAGAATAATTGCACTTGCTTCTGCTCAGGACCCTCCATGCCAACCACCTGTTTGGCACCTATTGTGTTAATTTCCCCAGTTTGCAGAGCCATTGGGCCTGACGGATCAAGAACCTTTTGGCCCGAATCCACAAGTGAAGACCTGAAGTTTCTATTTCTCTtgtggagaccaaaaaaaaaaaactcccgtGGAGGTAGGTAGCAGCCTTGACCTTTCCTCTTTCTGAAGGCTCTGATTTTCCTTGTCTACCCTTGCTCTGAGGCTGCAGACCATGTGATCCTGGCTTTAAGGAAGTGTCTCAGCTCCAACTCCTCACCTTGTGCCACCGCAAAGTCTCATTCCTGACCCAAGTGGGCAAATAGGCCAGCCTCCAGATATTTATGCTCaattctcccttctccctcctccctcctacaGACAAACAGGGGTCACATCAGTTCTGCCACTGAAGATTCAGGAGAAACTTGAGCAAATCAATTAATTCTAAaggttctttctctcttcttttcctccttaaaGACTTGACTTTtaatcacctcctccaggaaggcttccagGATCCCACCAGCTCCATGTCTGATTGCTCCCAGATTGATAGTTTCGGTCTTTCTGTGAAGCAGCCTGGTGTGGACAGGTCATCACAAGTTCCTGGGTCTTACCTGGGAAAAACaggtgaggtggggaggaagggaggtgtTGCAGGGGCAGCAGACAGGGcccaatgtggatggacctgaaCACCAGAGACGTAGGTTTTTAGCTGTAAGTGATGAGACCTCACTGACATTCTCTAGGGAGGGGCTGATCCATCAGAGGCCCACTTTGGAACTGACACTCTGGCTGTAGGAGGAAAATGGAATGGAGGCTGGAGCGTCAGGGAGGCAGCCTGGGTTCCTGCCTCTGCATCTCCTGGAGGACCCTCCTGATACACGTGGTCTTCCTGCATCTGCACCTGGAGGCCTGACTCGTGCACTTCATGAGGGGTGGAACTGATCAAGACATGAGAATTCTCAGGCAGACCAGCCCTCCCTGGTGGGTGACCACACAGTGAAAGGTGACAAGGGTCCTTCACAGGCCCAACTGCCCGGAGCTGCCCAGGCAGCCAGATGCAGCTCCTGAATCTGCCCCTGGTAGAAGGTCAGCACCTCGCAGCCTCGCTGTGCCCCAGAATGTCTAGCTGAACAGTGACAGGAGCATTTATGATGAAATGTGGGAGGAGAGTCTGTGTGGTCCTAGATGACAAGACCTCCATGATCGATATTTTTTAGTAACACAAATGTGTTTCTTTGTAATGTATATCCATATAAAGCTTATTTTTACcttataattgtaatatatatgattttgtcttttcaaatattATACTTGATTTCTTTGTTACCATGTGGGGTTCTTAACTACTTTTTTATGttagcttttaaaaaacttatttatttaggtaTTATTGACATGAAACTGTTCTGTATACAACTCAATGAGTTTTCAGGTAAATATACACTTCATTAAACCATCAACAGTCTCAAGGCCATAAACTTTTCCATCACCACCCAAAGATTCCTCCCCATCCACTTTATCGTAATAATTATCACTTTGTCTACATGTGATAAGAACACCCTCTTTTCCAATGATCATTAATTCCAGTTGTTCATTTGTCCAAACTATGCCCTGGATGGACTTGGCCCAGAGACCTAGAGGTGACCACAGAGACTAGATGCTTATTTGCATGGAGCTCTGCTCCAGTGGGTGTGTCAGATGACAAATCCATAGACTAGTTAAATCCTCTAACAAGGTAACCTCAGGAAGTGACCAGCACGATGAAGAGAACAAAGGTCCTGGGACGGAGCAGATGACTTTTGGAGGATCCTCCTACGCAGGTGACATttcagctgagaactgaagacTGACAAAGAGGTGGCCACGCTGAAGGTAGACGGAACAGCTTGTGCAAGATCTTGAGCAGAGAACGAGTCGCCATTTCGAGATTACATGTAAGAGAGTTGCGGGATCTGGAGAGTTAAGGGGCCATGGAACCATGATCACTGGAGACCGAATGTCCCTGGAGACATGTGAGGCATCATGTGTGGCTCCACAGTTCTTCATCGCAGACAGCCAGGAGGGTGGAAAGTCTGGAGATGGGGCACAATTGCGGTTGCCTGAGCAATCCGGGGAGGCTCTGTGCACTTCTGCTCTAAACAATGATTTACCACATGTttgctgtgtgctgggcactgcaGACCCCACAGCAAAGCTGATTCCTGTCCTGAAGGAGCATCTGgcttaaagcagagacatttagtCTAGGGGATGTGAAGACAGAAGATCCAGAGACATAACAGAACTTTCAGAGgactctgaaaaaagaaaagagttggtCTGTTCTGTTCAAACTCCAGAGAGCCAGGCAAGTGGGCTTTGCACTCTCTAAGGAATTAAAGATGCCCCCAAATGAGATGGGCCACTGTGGGAGCTGATGTTAGAGCATTAGAGCCTTTCCAGCCAGCACTGCTGGATCACTCCCAGTGGAGGCTTGAAACTAATTGTTCCCAAGGATATTCCATGGAACACTGGTCCAAGATGCTGCATGGAAAGAGTTCCCTGAACAtgcaagtttgagaaacacttcCTGCTATTGGTTATTTTATAATCCATACTGCTCTACTCAAGGTCCTAGGAAGCCCTGCAATAAACAaatctgtttaactttttaacaTGGTGTTAAATGTATTTGGCCATATGAAACTTTTGTCTTGccttaacatatgaattttattaCTTTCTGAGAATACCTGCCATGGGGGATCACCTCCTGGGAGCCCTCCCCACCCACCGCACCTGCCACTGGGTGAAGATCATACGGTTCATCCCAGGACAGGAGTGAGGGGCACAGTGGGGTCCTTCCCCTGCCTTCCCACAGCTCTGCTTGCCTGGCCCCTCTGGCCCTGGTGACCCTAGAATGCAGGGCTCTGAGGCTTTGTTCTGACACTAGGAGAGGAAGAAGGACTGTGGTGCATTTCTGGCCACCGGTTACTGTAAAGGGCCATTGATCTCAATGCATGGGGGTGCACGgacggacacacacacaaacacacactctgaGCAAGCACGTAGGCACACAACTTTAAAGACAGGCATTGAGGTGCTGGCAAGGGACCTTTAAGAGCTGCAGGATAAGATGTTGGGCATTGGGGTGGGGCCCAAACCCTGGTTTCCCAGGGATGAGCCCTGTCTAAGGctctggggtggggaggcaaTAGCAGAGGCTTGTAAAAACCTTGGTTTGGGTAAAGATTGATACCTGCTCAGTTGATTCTGCATTCTAAGCAAATCTGGGTAATCAGGGTCTCTGGATTTTGTGTTTTGCCTGTTTGTCTGTTTggttttttccttgtctttctctgagcATTAGGAAGCATCTGGCATAGAAACGTGCGCATGCTCTACACATGCAAATGAGGCAACTCCTTTCCCTACAGCAGCAGGTTTCAAACCTACCCCTCTGCTTGCCCTCAATCTACCCGTTCACCCCTAAAAAATTGAAAAGCAACTTCCTGTTTAAG
This genomic window contains:
- the LOC138095479 gene encoding myeloid-associated differentiation marker-like, giving the protein MPATSSPPGLCSWTVMGCSVRLLQLLSTGVASSLVASVGTQRVGVDNWFMFFWCFCYTVTLLIIIVEYCSNLRSHFSFHWYNFPINYACYAALFCFSTSIISATTYVPFLPQGPTRNHAITATAFSCIAAVAYGTEFFCTWVGHRPRRIITYVHTVHGLLKLLENFVACIIFAFISNTSLYQHQPALVWCVAVYSTCFILGTLAILLGLVYCDNWLPIRFPVSQLGLTLFSILLYISALALWPLYQFNEELGGQSQRSSDMTCRDEFTTYVCNWDQRLAVAVLTAINLLLYVADLVIASCLVSESLHPRTPDSLYLWRYYVV